The following are encoded in a window of Natranaeroarchaeum aerophilus genomic DNA:
- the htpX gene encoding zinc metalloprotease HtpX — translation MQWKADWGLRARMGLTMFLLFALYIVFFAAIIVVTEGQSILLAAMLIGGFSLIQYFYSDKLALKSMGAKTVSEEEYPQLHAQVARLSQQADLPKPKVAVADDRVPNAFATGRNQRNAAVCVTTGLLKQLNDDELEGVIAHELAHIKNRDVMVMTIASFLSTLAFMIVRWGAFFGGGRNRQGGGIIVAILISLVVWIISYILIRALSRYREYAADRGAASITGKPDALASALMTISGEMEKIPTNDMRDEAEMNAFFIIPISKGSIAKLFSTHPPTEKRIEQLNQLSAEMSGR, via the coding sequence ATGCAGTGGAAAGCCGACTGGGGTCTCCGCGCCCGAATGGGTCTCACTATGTTCCTCCTGTTTGCCCTCTATATCGTCTTCTTCGCGGCGATTATTGTGGTTACTGAGGGACAAAGCATACTGCTCGCCGCCATGCTGATCGGCGGCTTCTCTCTCATCCAGTACTTCTACAGCGACAAGCTGGCACTCAAAAGTATGGGTGCGAAAACGGTCAGCGAGGAGGAGTACCCACAGCTACACGCACAGGTCGCCCGCCTCTCACAGCAGGCCGACCTGCCAAAGCCGAAAGTCGCGGTTGCCGACGACAGGGTTCCCAACGCCTTCGCGACCGGGCGGAACCAGCGCAACGCAGCGGTCTGTGTGACGACCGGCCTCCTCAAACAGTTGAACGACGACGAACTCGAAGGCGTGATCGCCCACGAACTCGCCCACATCAAGAACCGGGACGTCATGGTGATGACCATCGCCTCGTTCCTGTCGACGCTCGCCTTTATGATCGTCCGGTGGGGCGCGTTCTTCGGCGGCGGACGAAACCGACAGGGCGGCGGCATCATCGTCGCCATCCTGATCTCGCTCGTGGTATGGATCATCAGCTACATCCTGATCCGCGCGCTGAGCCGCTACCGCGAGTATGCGGCCGACCGCGGCGCGGCGTCGATCACCGGCAAGCCCGACGCGCTGGCCTCGGCGCTGATGACGATCTCGGGCGAGATGGAGAAGATCCCGACCAACGACATGCGCGATGAGGCCGAAATGAACGCCTTCTTCATCATCCCGATCTCGAAGGGCTCGATCGCAAAACTGTTCAGCACGCACCCGCCGACCGAGAAGCGCATCGAACAGCTGAATCAGCTCAGCGCCGAGATGAGCGGGCGGTAA
- a CDS encoding PIN domain-containing protein, whose amino-acid sequence MIALDTTFLVDYLDGNSAVQEFLEPRRDKPFYAPSLALFEAYRGAATSAGRDGVDRVATSLDWIEPLAVTDGAAREAAAIEAELLAAGTPINLGDVLIAGVCRHNGARLVTCDGDFEHVEGLQTVCY is encoded by the coding sequence GTGATCGCCCTGGACACCACGTTTCTCGTGGACTATCTCGACGGCAATTCCGCAGTCCAGGAGTTCCTCGAACCGCGCAGGGACAAACCGTTTTACGCTCCGTCGCTGGCGCTGTTTGAGGCGTATCGCGGCGCGGCCACCTCGGCAGGTCGCGATGGAGTAGACAGAGTTGCAACCAGTCTGGACTGGATCGAGCCGCTGGCGGTAACCGACGGGGCCGCTCGGGAGGCCGCGGCAATCGAAGCCGAACTACTCGCTGCTGGCACTCCGATCAATCTCGGCGACGTGCTCATTGCGGGTGTGTGTCGTCACAATGGTGCACGTCTCGTTACTTGCGACGGCGACTTCGAACACGTCGAGGGCCTTCAGACTGTGTGCTACTGA
- a CDS encoding antitoxin VapB family protein codes for MATKSLTITEEAYERLKAHKREDESFTDTILRLTGSDKDVMKGFGAMQDVEGFRAAVTTTRDELDADLRERDTR; via the coding sequence ATGGCCACGAAAAGTCTCACGATCACCGAGGAGGCGTACGAACGATTGAAAGCGCATAAACGAGAGGATGAGAGCTTTACGGACACGATCCTTCGACTTACGGGAAGTGACAAGGATGTAATGAAAGGGTTCGGAGCAATGCAGGATGTCGAGGGATTCCGTGCGGCTGTGACCACAACGCGCGATGAACTGGATGCCGATCTCCGGGAGCGTGACACGCGGTGA